Below is a window of Longimicrobium sp. DNA.
ACGGCGAGGACGAGCCGCCCGCGTCCGACGGCTACGGCGGCGTCCACGGCGACGCGGAGGAGGACGACGACGATGCCGCGTACGGCGGCTACCCCGACGCGGCCGCGCTCTACGGCGCCGGCGCGGACGGGGACGAGGAGCTGGCCGGCGGCTACCAGGACGCCGCGGAGATCAACGCCTCCGGCGCCTCCGCCGGCGACGGATCGGGAGATGGCGACGAGGAGCCGCCGTACGAGGACGGCGGCGGCTACGGCGGCGCGTACGGTCCCCCGTCGTTCGAGCCCGCGTACGGCTCCGTCTACGGCGGCGGCTACGATCCGTCGGCGGAGGATTCCGAGGGCGGCGTCGCGGTCGCGGAGCCGGAGGTGGGCGCGGAGGCGCAGGGCACCGCGCAGCCCGCTTCGACGGGGCGCGACCCTGGCTACAGCGAGGAGGAGCCGGAAGACTCGCCGCTTCCCGTGGGCCACGCGGTGCAGGCGCTCGCGGTGGTTCCCCTCGACATCGCCGAGAAGGTGCGGATCCTCCGCGTGGTGGCGAAGGCCGAGAGCGGGGCGGACGGATACGCCGCCATCAACCCCGACAACGAGTACAACGATCCCCACCACCCGGCCTATCACCGCACCCACATCGGCCTGAGCTGGGGGTTCATCCAGTTCACCCAGCGCAGCGGCTCGCTGGGGCGCGTGCTGCAGGCCGTGAAGCGCCGCGAGGACGCGCTGGGCGCCGCGCTCCCTGCCGAGCACCGCTTCGCCGCGCTGTTCGGACCCGCCTGGCAGGCGCTGCTCGACGTCACCTGCGCGCACGACGCCGAGGCCCGCGTGGCCGAGGTGGGCGGCAAGCCGCTGTGGCACCCGGAGTGGACGGCGCGCTTCCGCGCGGCGGGGCGGGTGCCGCACGTGACCTACGCGCAGAACGAGATCGCCATCACCGACTACGTGGACCCGAGCCTCCGCGTGGCCCGCTGGCTGGGCTTCGACAACGCGCGCGCGCTGGCCATGCTGTGGGACCGCTGCATCCACATGGGCATCGGCGGCGGCACCGCGTGGATCCTGCGCCACTGCGGCCCCGTGCGCACCGACGAGGAGCGCCGCGCCGCCCTGGCCGCGCTGGGGCACGCGGACCTCCGCGCCTTCCAGCAGAGCCAGGCGCCGGACCTGGGCGCCGACGGCCGCTGGGGCCCGCGCACGCACGCCGCGATGGTGGCCGCGCTGCGGGGCATCGGCGCGCGCTCGCCGGTCACGATCCCCACCCGCGACGCCCTGCTGCAGCGGATGGTGGACGCCTCGGCGGGGACCGGCTTCCAACGCCGGCTGTCGGCGCTCCACGCGAACCGCGCGGACTTCGACGACGCCACGACCTACACGCTGGTCTGACGCGATGAGCACACAGGCCGCGGCGGCCCTGGCAGCCACCCGCAGCATCCGCCAGTCCTCCGGCTACGCCGCGCTCGCGCACGGCGAGCGGCAGGCGCTGGAAGCCGACCTCCGCCGCATCGAATCGGCGCTGGCCCCCGCCGCGCTCGCGGCCGCGGCGGCGTACGATCCCTACGCCATGCCGCTGGAGACGCCGGCCGACCTGCAGCGCATGCAGCAGGGCGGCCTGGCCCCCGGCCAGCCGCAGCCGCAGCCGTCGCCAGCTCCCGCCGCGCCGCCGGCGCGCGCGGGGACGGAGACCATCGGCGAGCGGGCGCGGGCGGCGCTGGAGGCGGTGGACTTCCCGTCGTTCGTGGCCGAGCTGATCCACGGGACCTTCCAGGCCATCGTGGACGCCACCGCGCAGCAGATCCGCGAGTACGCCAAGCTGGTCTCGTCGCTCGCGCAGACGACCGAGCAGTTCGGGCGCGAGAACGTGAGCCCCAACCAGGTGCGCTTCGGGCTGGCCGAGCGCCACCCCGCGGACCTGGTGGTGGTCGTCCCCAGGGCGGGGGAGCGGGGAAGCCCCGCGCTGAAGCCGCGGAAGAAGGACGACGCCGGCTCTCCCGCCTGGCTCGCGGAATACGGGCTGGCCGGGCAGGAGCTGACCGCGGAATTGGCGGAAGGGGCGCTGCTGGAGGCCGGGCAGCGCAACATCGCCGAGGAGCGGATGCAGAACCTGGCGACCATGGTGCTGCTGGGGATCAACCGCATCGTCATCCAGGACGGCCAGATCAAGGCGCGGCTGCAGTTCCACGCCAGCGCGCGCGAGAGCGTGAAGGCCGACGTGGCGGACGTCGGCGCCGCCATCCAGGGCGGGATCGCCGGGCGCGACGCCGGGTCGCAGGGCGCGGTGATGACCAAGGTCTCCACCGTATCGGTGAACGCGCAGGCCGACGTGGCCATCAAGGCCAACCTCGTCGGGGAAGTCGCCATCCGCTTCCGCAGCGAGACCTTCAACCTGGAGCGCTTCGCCGATTCGCAGGCCATCGAGCTGATCAACCGCCACAGCCGCCTGCAGCGCCCGGGCGAGGCCGCCCCGGCCGCGCCGCGCCCCGCCGCCGCTCCGGCCGGGGGTGCGCCGTGACCCGCGTGGAAGAGCTCATCACGCATCTGGCCGGCGCCTTCGCCGGCGAGCACCCCGAGGTTCCCGGGCTGGGGATCGAGGTCACCGAGGTGCGCATGGACCTGCCCATCGAGGCCCGCATCGTCCGCGGCGGCGAGGTGGAGATGTCGCTCCCGCGCGGGATGCTGCGCACCGGCTTCGGCGGGCTTCCGCTGGGGCGGCTCCGCCTCCTGCTGGTGAGCGGGGAACCGTGAACGGCCAGGCGCCGCGCGGCGGACGCGCGTTCCCGGTCGAGGAGTTCGTGCAGGCGCTCTCGGCGCAGCTGGACCGCGCGCAGGACGGGCTGGCGCTGAAGGCCCGCACCGGGCGGCCGCTGACCTTCGCCATCAAGGACCTGAGCATCGACCTGCGGGTGTTCTGGGAATCGGACGCCGCGGGGCGCGTGCTGGTCCGCCACGCCGGGCCCAACGAGGAAGGCGCCAGCACCGTGCACCTGAACTTCACCACGATCACCAAGGAGATGGTGGAAGAGAACACCTTCTCCCTGGGGATGGACGAGGACCCGCGCGGGCTGCAGGACCTCCCCGGCGAGCAGGGCTTCAGCGAGCAGGACCGGCGCCGGCTGGAGATGATCGGCGTGCGTACGGTGGGCCAGCTGCGGCGCCTCTCGTCCGAGACCGACAGCAAGACGGTGGAGACCTTCGCGGGAGTGCCCATGATGCGCCTGCAGGCGGCGCTGCTGCAGGCCGCCCGCCCCTCCGTGACCGGCGTGGAGCCGGTGCGCCGCAACGGCAAGCAGCTGCTGCGCGTGCGCGGCGCCAACCTCGACAGCGACGAGGCGCTCGAGGTCCGCCTCTCCGGCGAGGCGGTGGAGGTGCTCGAATCGACCCCCACCTCGCTCCTGGTGCGCCCGATGTCGCACCACCGCGAGGGGCGCGTGGAGGTGAGCGTGGGCGGGGCGATGGCGACGGGGTTCTACGACCTGCCGGCGGACTTCCGCGCCCCCGCGGAGCTGCGCGACCCGGGCGCCGCGATCCGGCACGCGGGCGAGACCTTGGCGGTGCCGCTGATGGCGGTGCCCGCCGGAAACGGAGCGGAGCATGATTGACCAGGCACCGGACCGCCCCTGGGCTCCCGAGCGGAGCCGGCAGGCGCTGCGCGGCCGAGTCCTGGTCCGCGTGGCCCCGGGCGAGGCCCCCGAGCGCGTCCCCCACCGCGCCGACGTGGCCGCGGGGCTCGCGGTCGCCCCGCTCTCGTTCGACGGCGGGCACCTGGACCGCGCGGTGAAGCGCTTCTCCCCCGCGCTCCGCGTGGTCCGCGCCTTCGCGCCGGCCGCGCGCATCGGCAACCCCGGCGCGCGCGAGCACCGCTGGAGCGACCTGGAGCACGAGACCGGCCTCGCGCGGATGTTCCGCATCGACGTCGATCCCGAGGCGGACCTGGTCGCGCTGATCGACCACGTGGGGGGCCTGAGCGTGATCGAGTCCGTCAGCCCCGTCTACCTCGCCGTCACCCCGTTCCGCATTTCGGTGGAGCGATACGGCGCCCCGCGGCCGGTGCCCAAGGATCCGTGGTACGCGCACCGGATGATCCACGCCGCCGAGGCGCTGGCGATGGAGCCGGGCGACAGCGCGCTCATCCTGGCCGTCGTGGACAGCGGGATCGATCTCCATCACCCCGAGCTGGAAGGCGCGCTGCGGCCGGGGTTCGACACCGTGGATCTCCCCGACGACCAGGTGCCGCGGACGATGCGGCTGGTGGGCGACTTCTCGCGCCCCGACAAGTCGCCCCAGGACGAGGTGGGGCACGGCACCGCCTGCGCCGGGATCATCGCCGCGAAGGGCGAGCGGCTGCCGAAGGGGATCGGCGGGGCGGTGCGGGTGATGCCCGCGCGCGCGCTGGCCGGGGCGCAGATGGTGGGGCGGGAGACGAAGACGGCGATGGGAAGCCTGATGGACATCGACCTGGCCGTGAAGATGGCGGTCGATCTGGGCGCCCGCGTGCTGAACCTCTCCTTCGGCACCCCCGAGAGCTCGCTGCGCGAGCGCGACCCCCGTCCCCACAAGGAGATCGTCGATTATGCCAGACGGCGGGGATGCATCCTGGTCGCCGCCTCGGGCAACAGCGGGAGCACCGCGCGCTACTACCCGGCGTGCCTGGACGGCGTCATCGCCGTGGGCGCGGTCGGCCCCGATCAGCATCCGACCGACTTCACCACCCGCGGCGACCACGTGGACCTGTGCGCCCCGGGGGAGAGCATCCCGTCGACGGCCGTCGGCGGATACCAGCTGAACACCGGGACGTCGTTCGCCTCGCCGCTGGTGGCGGGGGTGGCGGCGCTGGTGGCCGCGCGGTCGGCGCGCTACAGCGAGCCGATCGGCGGCGAGGAAGTGCGCGAGCTGCTGAAGCGCACCGCCCGCCCCTTCCCCCGCGGCGCCGACGCCGCCGGGTGCGGGGCGGGGATCCTGGACGCCCGCGCGGCCGTGGAGGCGCTGGAGCGCGACCTGTCGGCCGGCGACGGCGAAGGGCACGCCGCCCGCCCCGCGCCGGTGCGCGAGCCCTCCCCGGCGGCGCGCTCGCCGTAGCGCGCCGCACCCCGAGCCGTCTCCCGCTGAACGTCACCCGACGACAACGACAACTTCCCGGACAGGAGGAACCCCTGCCATGGCCGCCGCGACCCCGACCCCCACGCAGTGCATCGAGCACTACCCGGACATCTTCACCCCCGTACCGGCCAGCGAAAAGCCGGGCCCGGGCGGCGTGAAGCCCACCGAGGCCGAGAACAGGCGCCACCAGGTCCTGTACTCCGCCGTCCTCTTCCTGCTGCGGAAGGACTTCTCGTTCGATTCCGACCGCAGCGCCACCGTTCGCGCCAGGGACTTCCCCAGCGGCTTCGGCAAGAAGGGGACGTCGCCGCACGCGCGGACCTACGACGACCTGCTGCTGGACGAGAAGGTGCTGTTCGCCTCGGTCTACGGCATCCTCCTCTCCCGCAACCTGGGCGACCCGTCGCTGGGGCGCGCGGCCACGGGAAGCCCGGGGCCCAACGACATCTTCGTTCCCCCCGCGGAATCGGACGGCGAGATCGTGCTGATCGTGGAGCGCTTCGTGGAGGCGGTGACCGACGCGGTGAAGCGCTTCAACTCCAATCGCGCGCTCTTCCGCGAGGTGTTCCGCGTGCTGCTGGAGGAGGGGAAGAAGACGGAGGACGCCGAGGAGACCACGCTGCAGACGCGGCTGCTGGCCGAGGTGGCCGGACGCCTGATCGAGGACCGCATCAGCGCCGACAACCCGCAGATCCGCCGCTTCGTGGTGACCGCGCTCACGCAGGCGCTCAGCAGCCGCGTGGACGGCAGTGCCAGCGACATCGACATCCGCGACATCGACCTGGAGGCGGGGACCGCGGTGGACATCGTGGCCGCCAACGTGATCGCCGTCGCCGGCCTCTACCGCGCGGCCATGCTGGAGGAGATGAAGCTGTTCGCGGTGGCCGACAAGGTGGCCGAGCACTTCACCATCGGCATGATCCCCATCTCGCGCGGGCCGGCGGGCGACCGGCTGTTCACCTGGATCCGCGGGGCGCCCGACCGCTTCACCGAGGTGGAGCGCCGGTCCATCTACGGCCGCGTGCTGGGGCTGGCGCAGGGGAACGCGCAGAACCTGCTGCCCAACCGCGAGTTCAGCGACCTGTGGATCCGCTTCCTCTCCATCGTGAGCGTGCTGAACCGCGAGGTGGTGACCACCATGCCCAAGTCGGCCACGGCCGAGCAGGCGCTGAAGTCGGCGCGCGACCTGGCGGTGAACCTGAGCCTGCACGGCTTCGGCGTGGCGCACTTCGCCGCGGTGGAGACGCAGCAGCTCCTGCAGCAGGTGCTGGACATGCTGCAGCAGGCCGAGATCCTCTCGGCTTACGGCACCAGCGACTACCTGCAGCTGGTGGACCGCCTGAGCGGGATGTACCTGGGCGGCAGCGTGAACACGGTGCGCTACCGCACCATGGCGCAGGCCGGCTTCAACATCATGCGCTTCCTGGCCGAGCACGCGCCGCAGCTGTCGTCGAGCAGCGCGGTGGCGAGCGCCGCGCTCTTCGCCGACCCGCTGCTGGTGGACAACGTGGAGCGCTGGCTGGCCGTCACCGGCACCCCCGACGCCAGCGTGCAGAAGTACACCGACCCGGTCGACCTGAAGTCGCAGCCCACCATTCCCGCCTTCGCGCCCATGTCGGGGCTGGGGATGAACGGCGGCGGCGACCGCGCGGCGGTGGTCAGGAACGCGCTGGAGCAGGTGGGTCTGGGCGGGGCGCTCCCCGCCGTCCCGCAGATCTGAGCCGGAGTGCCAAGTGCCAAGTGCCAAGTGCCAAGTACCAAGTACTCAGGACTTAGGGCTCACCACTACGCACCAGGCACTAGGCACTAGGACTAGGCACTAGGCACTAGGCACTAGGAACCCAGCACTCCCCAACCCACGGCCTTCGAGGACCAAGATGGCAACCATTCGCGCCGCGGAGGTGGCCCGGCGCCGCCTCCTCATCGCCTCGCGCCGGCTGGGAACGCCGGACCCGGGCGACATCATCGGCGGGCTCCTGGACCGCAGCCTGGACCTCCCGCTGGGAGACCCGCGCTACGGGCAGAACGAGCTGACGCCGGGATACACGCCGATCGAGCACTCCTTCAGCGAAACCGCCGCCGACGCGCTGCGGCTGGACCTGGAGCCCCTGGGCCCCGGCGCCAGCGCGCACGCCCGGCAGCAGGAAGCCGGGCGCGAGATGCGCCGCGTGGTGGCCGGCAACTTCGGCTCGGCCGCGCTGCGCTGGTTCGACCAGCGCAGCGAGCCCTTCCGCGGCTCCGGCCTGCACGGAAACGCGCGCTTCGGCGCCTGGTTCGGCCTGGGCGTGGACCCGTCGGGCGTGCAGGAATCCAAGGTCTACTACGAGCTGCGACCGGGCGAGGTGGACGGGCTTCCCGCCAACCTGCAGCACGTGGCGCGGGTGGCCATGGCCGCGCTTCCGGGGCTCATCCCCATCTTCACCTCCATCGCCTGCGGGCGGCAGCGGGGGGCGCAGCGGCTGTACTTCTTCCACCGCGGCGACCTGCGCCTGCTCGACCTGGAGCCGCTGATGCACCGCCTGGGCGTCGGAAGCCAGCTCCCCGCGCTCCTCGCCTCGGCCGGCGTGGTCCTCGGCGGGCGCTTCGTCCTCCCCGAGGGCTCCGTCATCCTCGGCCTCCGCGACACCGAGAAGGGGATCGAGATGAAGCTGGACGTGCTGGTGGGCGGGATGCCCGACCCGCCGCGGCAGATGTTCGACTTGCTGAAGATGGCGATGGGCGAGCGGCCGGACGTGCTCCGGAAGCTGAACCGCTGGACGCAGGCGCTGACCCCCGACGACGAGTGGGACCAGGGGCCCGGCTCCATCAGCGTGGTGAGCTTCCGCGCGGCGCCCAACGCGGGCGCCACCCGCTGCTCGCTGTACATCCGCCCCAACGGCTACACGCAGCAGGGCCGCCAGGCCACGAACCCGGGCATGCACCACGCCGCGGCGCCCGCCCACACCGACCCGTACCACGCCTGACGCCCCGAGCGGCGCCTGGAGGAGAGCGCGAGCCATGACCACCGCACCGAGCCGGTACGAGCACGAGCAGGAGGTGCAGCGCCAGGTGGGCGACATGCTGGCCAGGAGCACCGCCTTCCACTCCCTGCCCCCGGGCGAGAGGGAGACCATCCTGCGCAACACCGCGGCGATCGTGGGGACGCTGGCCGAGAACCGGCTGAGCCAGGCCGCCGCCGCGGGCGATCCCTTCGCCGTGCCCATGGGCCCGTCGGGAAGCCCGTTCCCCACGCCCGGCGGGGGGCAGCAGGGCGGGGTGACCACCACCGAGCGCGGCGCCTTCCTGAAGGGGAGCGGCGGCGCCACGCAGCGGCGCGACGACAACATCGGCCCCAAGTCGTCCAAGGACTTCGGGGCGGGGATCGCCATGGGGGTGCAGCAGACCGGCGAGCTGCTGCGCGAGGTGAACTTTCCCAACTTCGTGGCCGAGCTGATCCAGGGCGTCTTCCAGGCCGTGGTCGACGCGTCGATCCAGCAGATGAAGGCCTACGGCGAGCTCGTCCAGTCCGTGGCCATGTCGCTCTCCGACTTCCGCGACCAGAACGTGAGCGAGAACCAGGGGCGCGACCACCTGGTGGGGAAGTATCCCACCCTCATGCAGGTGAACATCGTGGACGGCCAGCCCAGGGTGGGTCCGCGGGCGAACGCGGGGTCGATGGACCTTCCCAACTTCAAGGACGAGCTGGGGCTGGACGAGGACGTGACCGAGCTGGACGAGGAGACCATCGAGGACAAGCTGGTGCCCGCCGCCCGCAACGACCTGGCGCGCAGCCGGCAGACGCTGCTGGCCACCATGCTGCTGATGGGGATCAACCGCATCGTGGTGACTGACGGGAAGATCAACGCCAAGCTGCGCTTCGACTTCCGCGCGCGCGACAGCCAGACGACCCACGCGCAGAACTTCGACTACAAGAACTACGGCCAGAGCACCGTGTCGCAGTCCGAGTACGAGAGCGGCTCGAAGACGGGGGAGAGCTACAAGTCGGGCTCCGGCGGCTACTACACGCAGGGATACGGCACCTACTCGTCCAACGCCTCGGGCGAGAGCGACCGGTGGAGCAAGGGAACGTACCAGACCGCCACCGCGCCCGTCATCTACCTGACCAAGCAGGAAGACTCGGTCACCAACGCCGAAGTCAGCGCCGAGGGGCAGCTGCGCGGCGAGGTCTCGCTGAACTTCAAGAGCGAGACGGTGGACCTGAACAAGCTGGCCAGCGAGGGCGACATCTTCAAGCTGGAACGGGTGCGGAGCGCGGGCCGCGGCGCCCCGGTGCCGGCGGGCGCGGGCGCGCCCGCCGGCGGAGGAGGAGCGGGCTCGACCCCACCCGCCGCCGGCGGATCCACCGCCCCGGCCCCGGCCCCCGCCGCCGCGCGCTGACGCCATGAACACCGCCCCCCCGGCGCCCCCGGCCGACGACCTTCCCCTGGTTCGCCAGGAGGTCGGCCACATCCTCTCGCAGTCCGCCGCCTGGCAGCAGCTGGACCCGGCGGAGCGGGTGAAGTTCGCCCGCAACATGGAGCGGGTGGCCAGCTACCTCTCGCGCGACCCCGGCTGGCTGGACGCCGCGGACCCGCCGGGGAGCACGGGGATGGCGGCCCCGGTGGACGACCTGAAGAAGCGCCTGGCCCAGGCCCCCGGCCAGGTGGGCAAGGACTTCGAGGCCGGGGCCATGAAGCAGGGGGTGCAGGAGTTCGGCAACCTGGTGCAGACGGTGGACTTCCCCGCCTTCGTGAGCGGGCTGATCCAGGGGGTGTTCCAGGCCATCGTCGACGCCAGCATCCAGCAGATGGAGGCGTTCGGCGAGCTGCTGGCGGCGACGGCGAAGAGCGTGGGCCAGTTCGCGGACGACCACATCGCCGACGACCAGGCGCGCGAGCAGGTGGCGCAGCGCTTTCCCAGCCTGGTGAAGGTGGACCGCGACGAGGACGGCACCCGACGCCTGGTTCCGGCGAGCGAGGACGGCGGCGACACCGCGGCGCTGCAGGAGTTCGCGCGCAGCAGCGAGCGCGTGGACCTCTCCAGCGCCGAGAGCGAGCGCAAGTTCATCACCGCGGCCAAGCTGGAGCTGGCGCGGCAGCGGCAGAAGATGATGGCGCTGATGGTGATGCTGGGGATCAACCGCATCGTGGTGACCAACGGCCGCATCAACGCCAAGGTCATCTTCGACATCAAGGCCAGCGACCAGGCGGCGCGGAAGGCCACGGCCGACATCGACGACCGGGACTCCAGCGAGGCGGCCGCCGCGGCCACGACGCACTTCGGCTGGGGCGCGGCGGCCGGCTACGCCAAGACCGCGCACACGACCACCGTGCGCAGCGCCATCGACGACACCAGCGAGAGCAAGGCGCAGATGAAGGCGCAGCTCACCGGCGAGGTGCGGGTGAACTTCAAGAGCGAGACGATTCCGCCCGAGCGCATGCTCGACAAGCTGCAGTTCGACCAGATGAACTACATGAGCGGCGCCGGCGGCGCCCCCGCGGCCGCCCCCGGCGCGCCCACCGCCCCGCGCGCCGCGGCTCCCGCGCCCGCCCCCGCCGCTCCGGCCCCGCAGAGGACCGCATGAAGCCCATCGAGAACCTGCGCCCCGAGCAGCAGGACGAGGTGCGCAGCCAGGTGCGCGCGCTGCTGGAGCGCACCGGCGCCTTCCGCGAGGTGCCGCCCGAGACGCGCAGGTCCATCGCCCAGGGGCTGGTGGACGTGGTGGCCTTCCTGGCCGACCCCACCGCCGGCCAGCCCGCGCTCGCCGGCGACGCATCTCCCCCCGCCGTGGCGGAAGACGGCGCCGCGCCGGTGACGGCGGAGGGCGCGGCGCTGGCCGAGCCGCTGGAGGAGAAGAAGGAGAAGACGGCCGCGCAGAAGACCGGCGACCGGCTGGCGGGAAAGCAGGACGTGGTCGGCAAGGACTTCAAGGCGGGGGGGATGGAGGCGGGGACGAAGGCCTTCAAGGAGCTGGTGGACTCGGTCGACTTCCCGAAGTTCGTCTCCGGGCTCATCGAGGGGGTGTTCACCTCCATCGTGGACTCGTCGATCCGGCAGATGCAGGCGTACGGGAAGCTGCTGGAGGGGGTGGTGAAGAGCGTGGAGCAGTTCGCCTCGGACCACATCTCCCAGAACCAGGCGCGCGACTACCTGGGCGACCGCTTTCCCGACACCTTCTCGGTCGACACCGGGGGCGGCAAGCCGCGGCTGCGGCTGCGCTCCGGGCTGGACGACGAGGAGAAGGCGCTGGAGAACGTGAAGACCACGCTGGGGCTGAAGGAGGCGTTCGACGTGGACGAGGAGGAGGGCGAGGCGCGCCTTCTCCGCCAGGCGCAGCTGGAGATGGCGAAGATGCGGCAGCAGCAGCTGGCGACCATGGTGCTGCTGGGGATCAACCGCATCGTGGTGACCGACGGCCTG
It encodes the following:
- a CDS encoding IPT/TIG domain-containing protein → MNGQAPRGGRAFPVEEFVQALSAQLDRAQDGLALKARTGRPLTFAIKDLSIDLRVFWESDAAGRVLVRHAGPNEEGASTVHLNFTTITKEMVEENTFSLGMDEDPRGLQDLPGEQGFSEQDRRRLEMIGVRTVGQLRRLSSETDSKTVETFAGVPMMRLQAALLQAARPSVTGVEPVRRNGKQLLRVRGANLDSDEALEVRLSGEAVEVLESTPTSLLVRPMSHHREGRVEVSVGGAMATGFYDLPADFRAPAELRDPGAAIRHAGETLAVPLMAVPAGNGAEHD
- a CDS encoding S8 family peptidase; translation: MIDQAPDRPWAPERSRQALRGRVLVRVAPGEAPERVPHRADVAAGLAVAPLSFDGGHLDRAVKRFSPALRVVRAFAPAARIGNPGAREHRWSDLEHETGLARMFRIDVDPEADLVALIDHVGGLSVIESVSPVYLAVTPFRISVERYGAPRPVPKDPWYAHRMIHAAEALAMEPGDSALILAVVDSGIDLHHPELEGALRPGFDTVDLPDDQVPRTMRLVGDFSRPDKSPQDEVGHGTACAGIIAAKGERLPKGIGGAVRVMPARALAGAQMVGRETKTAMGSLMDIDLAVKMAVDLGARVLNLSFGTPESSLRERDPRPHKEIVDYARRRGCILVAASGNSGSTARYYPACLDGVIAVGAVGPDQHPTDFTTRGDHVDLCAPGESIPSTAVGGYQLNTGTSFASPLVAGVAALVAARSARYSEPIGGEEVRELLKRTARPFPRGADAAGCGAGILDARAAVEALERDLSAGDGEGHAARPAPVREPSPAARSP